In Helianthus annuus cultivar XRQ/B chromosome 3, HanXRQr2.0-SUNRISE, whole genome shotgun sequence, a single window of DNA contains:
- the LOC110929467 gene encoding cysteine-rich receptor-like protein kinase 28, which produces MSFNSYNTFAELFNTARVSDSGEFDSALSNLTVRLQAEVAGGDSFRKLAVGSVSFGLDSVTIYGMMQYTPDLSKEQCSECLDGAVRELRGCCSGTVAARVFYPNCFVRYSNEHFYNDPLLISVPSKLTRGKKNSTARIIYVVVPVVCVSVGLIGIGIWFFLTKIWQKDGVSKKETASFSTLITKRTLSSTNDTVGMETISVHLCNTILRRLKLQQTTFLKRTRSGRGTRAKGGGDIIWN; this is translated from the exons atgagctTCAATTCATACAATACGTTCGCCGAGTTGTTTAACACGGCTAGGGTTTCGGATTCCGGTGAGTTTGATAGTGCTTTGAGTAATTTGACGGTTAGGTTACAGGCGGAAGTTGCCGGAGGAGATTCGTTTAGGAAATTAGCGGTTGGAAGTGTGTCGTTTGGGCTAGATTCGGTGACCATCTACGGGATGATGCAATATACACCTGATTTGTCTAAGGAGCAGTGCAgtgagtgtttggatggtgcagTTAGGGAGCTACGTGGTTGTTGTAGTGGTACAGTGGCAGCAAGGGTGTTTTATCCGAATTGCTTTGTGAGGTATTCGAATGAGCATTTTTATAATGATCCTCTGCTTATTTCGGTCCCTTCGAAGTTGACTCGAG GCAAAAAGAACAGCACTGCAAGAATAATTTATGTGGTCGTTCCCGTGGTATGTGTCTCTGTTGGGTTGATTGGAATCGGCATCTGGTTCTTTCTTACAAAAATATGGCAAAAGGACGGTGTGTCAAAGAAAGAAACTGCTAGCTTCTCTACTCTAATTACGAAACGGACACTAAGTTCAACTAATGACACTG TTGGAATGGAGACTATTAGCGTACATCTTTGCAATACGATTTTAAGACGATTGAAGTTGCAACAAACTACTTTTCTCAAAAGAACAAGATCGGGGAGAGGTACGAGAGCTAAGGGAGGCGGCGACATAATTTGGAACTAG